Proteins encoded by one window of Streptomyces uncialis:
- a CDS encoding ABC transporter ATP-binding protein gives MTQAITVSGLHKSFGRTHALDGLDLDVEKGEVHGFLGPNGAGKSTTIRVLLGLLRAGGGAVQVLGRDPWRDAVELHRAIAYVPGDVTLWRNLSGGEVIDLLGRLRGGLDRTRRAELLDRFELDPTKKGRTYSKGNRQKVALVAALASDADLLILDEPTSGLDPLMEEVFQRCVTEERDRGRTVLLSSHLLSEVETLCDRVSIIRAGRTVETGSLADLRHLTRTSVSADLAGPPEGVGALPGVHDVEVQGHRVRLQVDTDKLNGVLTALTAVGVRSLTSTPPTLEELFLRHYEDTPAEDAPARPVTR, from the coding sequence ATGACTCAGGCCATCACCGTGTCGGGGCTGCACAAGTCCTTCGGCCGTACCCACGCACTGGACGGGCTGGATCTCGACGTCGAGAAGGGCGAGGTCCACGGCTTCCTCGGCCCCAACGGCGCCGGGAAGTCGACCACCATCCGGGTGCTCCTCGGTCTGCTGCGGGCCGGCGGGGGCGCCGTCCAGGTCCTGGGCCGCGACCCCTGGCGGGACGCCGTCGAACTGCACCGCGCGATCGCCTACGTGCCCGGGGACGTGACCCTGTGGCGCAACCTCAGCGGCGGCGAGGTCATCGACCTGCTGGGACGGCTGCGCGGCGGCCTCGACCGGACCCGCCGCGCCGAACTCCTGGACCGCTTCGAGCTGGACCCCACCAAGAAGGGCCGCACCTACTCCAAGGGCAACCGCCAGAAGGTCGCCCTGGTCGCCGCCCTCGCCTCCGACGCCGATCTGCTGATCCTCGACGAGCCGACCTCCGGGCTCGACCCGCTGATGGAGGAGGTCTTCCAGCGCTGTGTCACCGAGGAACGCGACCGGGGCCGCACCGTCCTGCTCTCCTCGCACCTCCTCAGCGAGGTGGAGACCCTCTGCGACCGGGTCAGCATCATCCGGGCCGGACGCACCGTCGAGACGGGTTCTCTCGCCGACCTGCGGCATCTGACCCGCACCAGCGTCAGCGCCGACCTCGCGGGGCCGCCCGAGGGCGTCGGCGCGCTGCCCGGCGTCCACGACGTGGAGGTCCAGGGCCACCGCGTCCGGCTCCAGGTCGACACCGACAAGCTGAACGGCGTCCTCACGGCCCTCACCGCCGTGGGCGTCCGGTCGCTGACCTCGACCCCGCCCACCCTGGAGGAACTGTTCCTGCGCCACTACGAGGACACGCCCGCCGAGGACGCGCCCGCGCGGCCGGTGACCCGGTGA
- a CDS encoding diacylglycerol kinase family protein, with translation MVLVDPVARRHDGESVRIAKDVLSAGATLKVCLPDSPEEFARALARRGSRRPVVVGDDRALLRAVTLLHRDRELATTVLALVPVGGEVSLAKSLGVPTGAVAAARAVLDGAGRRLDLLVDDSDGVVLGGLRIPCGAPAGVAGGGAPGWVRSCRALVRKVRGAGAAPSVAHGGVSGPLRLRVEVDGVTLVDLDRAVETVSVAPGEGLAEVEVRPVSVGAASRTLKARARTVSVSGTDFRYRSDATSVGPVRRRTWVSHPGGWSLTLPPSLAP, from the coding sequence ATGGTCCTTGTCGATCCGGTCGCCCGGCGCCACGACGGGGAGTCGGTCCGGATCGCGAAAGACGTGCTCAGCGCGGGTGCGACGCTGAAGGTGTGCCTGCCGGACAGCCCGGAGGAGTTCGCCCGCGCGCTCGCCCGGCGGGGCAGCAGGCGGCCGGTCGTGGTGGGCGACGACCGCGCCCTGCTGCGGGCGGTGACCCTGCTGCACCGGGACCGGGAACTGGCCACGACCGTGCTGGCCCTGGTGCCGGTGGGCGGTGAGGTCTCGCTGGCCAAGTCCCTCGGGGTGCCGACCGGGGCGGTCGCCGCGGCGCGGGCCGTGCTGGACGGGGCCGGGCGGCGGCTCGACCTGCTCGTGGACGACAGCGACGGGGTCGTGCTCGGCGGGCTGCGGATTCCCTGCGGGGCCCCTGCCGGGGTGGCCGGAGGGGGCGCGCCCGGGTGGGTGCGGTCGTGCCGGGCGCTGGTGCGGAAGGTCCGCGGGGCGGGGGCCGCGCCCTCGGTGGCCCACGGTGGTGTGTCCGGGCCGCTCCGGCTGCGGGTCGAGGTGGACGGGGTGACGCTGGTCGATCTCGACCGGGCGGTCGAGACGGTGAGTGTCGCGCCGGGGGAGGGGCTGGCGGAGGTGGAGGTGCGGCCGGTCTCGGTGGGGGCGGCTTCGCGGACGCTGAAGGCTCGTGCCCGTACGGTGAGTGTGTCCGGTACGGATTTCCGGTACCGGTCCGACGCGACCTCGGTCGGGCCGGTGCGGCGCCGTACCTGGGTCTCCCACCCCGGGGGCTGGTCCCTGACGCTTCCGCCTTCGCTCGCGCCCTGA
- a CDS encoding aminoglycoside phosphotransferase family protein — protein MTTEPVPERSLSVLEAACRAAGFDPAGAVPVRLAENEVWRLPGRVVVRIVRPGQEVSAAREIRVAHWLAGHGVPAVRPLAVPQPVDALGHPATFWEQLPPHTRGTTEDVVGLLKQLHALPVPDGIGLAPLDPFVRLPERIDTGGGLSADDRDWLRGRLAELRERWAGLPPGLPHCVIHGDAWIGNVARTPRAVLLDFERVSVGPPEWDLVGTAAKIGTTGTVTAAEYEAFCGAYGVDVMEWGGYGVLAAVRELRMVGAAVGYAARWPSWRGRAQYRVDCLRGRVGPRPWNWPPIL, from the coding sequence ATGACGACGGAGCCCGTGCCCGAGCGTTCCCTGTCCGTACTGGAGGCCGCCTGCCGGGCGGCGGGGTTCGACCCGGCGGGGGCGGTGCCGGTGCGGCTCGCCGAGAACGAGGTCTGGCGGCTGCCGGGGCGGGTCGTCGTACGGATCGTCCGGCCCGGCCAGGAGGTGTCCGCCGCCCGGGAGATACGGGTCGCCCACTGGCTCGCCGGTCACGGGGTGCCCGCGGTGCGTCCGCTCGCGGTGCCGCAGCCGGTCGACGCGCTCGGGCACCCCGCGACGTTCTGGGAGCAGCTGCCCCCGCACACCCGGGGCACCACCGAGGACGTGGTCGGGCTCCTCAAACAGCTCCACGCGCTGCCCGTGCCGGACGGTATCGGGCTCGCGCCGCTCGATCCCTTCGTACGGCTTCCCGAGCGGATCGACACGGGGGGTGGCCTGTCGGCGGACGACCGGGACTGGTTACGGGGGCGGCTCGCGGAGCTGCGCGAGCGGTGGGCGGGGCTGCCGCCGGGGCTCCCCCACTGTGTGATCCACGGTGACGCGTGGATCGGGAACGTCGCGCGGACACCGCGGGCCGTACTGCTCGACTTCGAGCGGGTGTCGGTGGGGCCGCCGGAGTGGGACCTGGTCGGGACGGCGGCGAAGATCGGCACCACGGGGACGGTGACGGCGGCGGAGTACGAGGCGTTCTGCGGGGCGTACGGGGTGGATGTCATGGAGTGGGGCGGGTACGGGGTGCTGGCCGCGGTGCGGGAACTCCGTATGGTCGGGGCGGCGGTGGGGTACGCGGCGCGGTGGCCCTCTTGGCGGGGGCGCGCGCAGTATCGCGTGGACTGCCTCCGCGGCAGGGTGGGCCCCCGCCCCTGGAACTGGCCCCCCATCCTCTGA
- a CDS encoding GbsR/MarR family transcriptional regulator, translating to MTEHDQQPVRDEAKVSRFIENFAAQLVIAGMPSMPARVFAAILSSDTGELTSAQLGEQLRVSPAGVSGAVRYLSQQHMVTRRREPGSRRERYVVQGTQWFQALTNRDAVLKRWAEAMREGVASLGPETPAGRRMAETQMFFEFLEAELADLMERWDARRRALGFSD from the coding sequence ATGACCGAGCACGACCAGCAGCCGGTGCGTGACGAGGCCAAGGTCTCCCGCTTCATCGAGAACTTCGCCGCACAGCTCGTGATCGCGGGGATGCCCTCGATGCCCGCCCGGGTCTTCGCGGCGATCCTGTCCTCCGACACGGGGGAACTGACCTCCGCGCAGCTCGGCGAGCAGCTCCGGGTGAGCCCCGCCGGGGTGTCGGGCGCGGTGCGGTACCTGTCGCAGCAGCACATGGTGACCCGCCGCCGCGAACCCGGTTCGCGGCGCGAGCGGTACGTGGTGCAGGGCACCCAGTGGTTCCAGGCGCTGACCAACCGCGACGCGGTGCTGAAGCGGTGGGCGGAGGCCATGCGGGAGGGCGTGGCCAGCCTGGGACCCGAGACCCCCGCGGGGCGGCGGATGGCCGAGACGCAGATGTTCTTCGAGTTCCTGGAGGCGGAACTGGCGGACCTCATGGAACGCTGGGACGCTCGCCGCAGGGCTTTGGGCTTCAGCGACTGA
- a CDS encoding adenylosuccinate synthase, whose translation MPALVLLGAQWGDEGKGKATDLLGGSVDYVVRYQGGNNAGHTVVVGDQKYALHLLPSGILSPDCVPVIGNGVVVDPSVLLSELSGLNDRGVDTSKLLISGNAHIITPFNVTVDKVTERFLGKRKIGTTGRGIGPTYADKINRVGIRVQDLYDESILTQKVEAALDFKNQVLAKLYNRRAISVAQVVEELLGYADQIEGFVADTTLILNNALDEDKVVLFEGGQGTLLDIDHGTYPFVTSSNPTAGGACTGAGVGPTKISRVIGILKAYTTRVGAGPFPTELFDADGEALRRIGGERGVTTGRDRRCGWFDAVIARYATRVNGLTDFFLTKLDVLTGWEQIPVCVAYEIDGKRVEELPYSQTDFHHAKPVYENLPGWSEDITGAKSFSDLPKNAQAYVKALEEMSGAPISAIGVGPGRDETIQINSFL comes from the coding sequence GTGCCCGCACTTGTGCTGCTCGGTGCTCAGTGGGGTGACGAGGGCAAGGGGAAGGCCACCGACCTGCTCGGTGGCTCGGTCGATTATGTGGTGCGCTACCAGGGCGGCAACAACGCCGGTCACACGGTCGTCGTAGGCGACCAGAAGTACGCGCTCCATCTGCTCCCCTCCGGAATCCTGTCCCCGGACTGTGTGCCCGTGATCGGCAACGGCGTGGTCGTGGACCCGTCGGTCCTGCTCTCCGAGCTGAGCGGTCTCAACGACCGTGGCGTCGACACGTCCAAGCTGCTGATCAGTGGTAACGCTCATATCATCACCCCGTTCAACGTCACCGTCGACAAGGTGACGGAACGCTTCCTCGGCAAGCGCAAGATCGGTACGACGGGACGCGGTATCGGCCCGACCTACGCGGACAAGATCAACCGCGTGGGCATCCGGGTCCAGGACCTCTACGACGAGTCGATCCTCACGCAGAAGGTCGAGGCGGCCCTCGACTTCAAGAACCAGGTCCTCGCCAAGCTCTACAACCGCCGGGCGATCTCCGTCGCCCAGGTCGTCGAGGAGCTGCTGGGTTACGCGGACCAGATCGAGGGCTTCGTCGCCGATACGACGCTGATCCTCAACAACGCGCTCGACGAGGACAAGGTCGTCCTGTTCGAGGGCGGCCAGGGCACCCTCCTGGACATCGACCACGGCACGTATCCCTTCGTGACCTCGTCCAACCCGACGGCGGGCGGCGCGTGCACCGGGGCCGGGGTCGGCCCCACGAAGATCAGCCGGGTGATCGGCATCCTCAAGGCGTACACGACGCGGGTGGGCGCCGGACCGTTCCCGACCGAGCTGTTCGACGCGGACGGCGAGGCGCTGCGGCGCATCGGCGGCGAGCGCGGGGTGACCACCGGCCGGGACCGCCGCTGCGGCTGGTTCGACGCGGTCATCGCGCGGTACGCGACCCGGGTCAACGGCCTCACGGACTTCTTCCTGACCAAGCTGGACGTGCTCACCGGCTGGGAGCAGATCCCGGTCTGTGTCGCGTACGAGATCGACGGCAAGCGCGTCGAGGAGCTGCCGTACTCGCAGACGGACTTCCACCACGCGAAGCCCGTCTACGAGAACCTGCCCGGCTGGTCCGAGGACATCACCGGCGCGAAGTCCTTCTCCGACCTGCCGAAGAACGCGCAGGCCTATGTGAAGGCGCTGGAGGAGATGTCCGGCGCGCCGATCTCCGCGATCGGTGTGGGTCCGGGCCGGGACGAGACGATCCAGATCAACTCGTTCCTGTAG